From Pseudomonas sp. StFLB209, a single genomic window includes:
- a CDS encoding MacB family efflux pump subunit: MAHGKQPLLHLKGITRSFMAGDREFIALKGIDLSIHAGEMVAIIGASGSGKSTLMNILGCLDQPSAGSYRINGQETRELDDQALAELRRDYFGFIFQRYHLLPHLSAMHNVEMPAIYAGTAPEERHSRARRLLERLGLSGHVHHRPSQLSGGQQQRVSIARALVNGGEVILADEPTGALDTTSGKEVMTILQELHAAGHTVILVTHDPKVAANAERIIEVSDGVIISDRRNDAQLSAHDKPATEQPAAGVARRMVASVGLFKEAFRMAWVALISHRMRTLLTMLGIVIGITSVVSISAIGEGAKRYVLKDIQAIGSNTIDVYPGASFGDSRAAAIETLQLSDVQALGQLYYVDSATPVVNRNLLLRYRNIDLDAQVNGVSDSYFQVRGIKMEAGITFSESDARRQAQVVVIDHNARQRLFGNTIDPLGQVILIDNLPVTVIGVTADNKNMFAASKALNVWVPYQTAAGRLLGQRHLDSISVRIRDGQPSKLVEEKVTELLQQRHGTKDFFTNNLDSIMQTVEKTSRSLALLLSLIAVISLLVGGIGVMNIMLVSVTERTREIGIRMAVGARQSDIRQQFLVEAVMVCLLGGAIGISLSYGLGHLFTVFIKEWEMVFSGGAIITAVACSTLIGVVFGFVPARNAARLDPIDALARD, translated from the coding sequence ATGGCGCACGGCAAGCAACCTTTGCTGCACCTCAAAGGCATCACCCGCAGCTTCATGGCCGGCGACCGTGAGTTCATTGCCCTCAAGGGCATCGACCTGAGCATCCATGCTGGCGAAATGGTCGCCATCATCGGTGCCTCGGGGTCGGGTAAATCGACGCTGATGAACATCCTCGGTTGCCTGGACCAACCCAGCGCCGGCAGCTACCGGATCAATGGCCAGGAAACCCGTGAGCTCGATGATCAGGCACTGGCCGAATTGCGCCGTGACTACTTCGGTTTCATCTTCCAGCGCTATCACCTGTTGCCGCACCTGAGCGCGATGCACAACGTCGAAATGCCAGCGATATATGCCGGCACCGCGCCCGAAGAACGGCACAGCCGGGCCCGGCGGTTGCTCGAACGACTGGGCCTGAGCGGCCATGTGCATCATCGCCCCAGCCAGCTGTCCGGCGGCCAGCAGCAGCGGGTGAGTATCGCCCGGGCGCTGGTCAACGGCGGGGAGGTGATCCTGGCGGACGAACCCACTGGCGCACTGGACACCACCAGCGGCAAGGAGGTCATGACGATCCTCCAGGAGCTGCATGCTGCCGGGCACACGGTCATTCTGGTGACCCACGACCCCAAGGTGGCCGCCAATGCCGAGCGGATCATTGAGGTCAGCGACGGGGTGATCATCAGCGACCGGCGCAACGATGCTCAGCTTTCGGCGCATGACAAACCGGCGACGGAGCAGCCAGCGGCGGGGGTTGCACGGCGCATGGTGGCCAGCGTCGGTTTGTTCAAGGAAGCGTTCCGCATGGCCTGGGTGGCGCTGATCTCGCATCGCATGCGGACCTTGCTGACCATGCTCGGCATCGTTATCGGCATCACCTCGGTGGTGTCGATCTCGGCCATCGGCGAAGGTGCCAAGCGCTACGTGCTCAAGGACATCCAGGCGATCGGCAGCAACACCATTGATGTGTACCCCGGCGCCAGCTTTGGCGACAGCCGGGCGGCGGCCATCGAGACCTTGCAGCTTTCGGACGTGCAGGCGCTGGGGCAGTTGTATTACGTGGACAGCGCAACGCCGGTGGTCAACCGCAACCTGCTGCTGCGCTATCGCAATATCGACCTCGATGCCCAGGTCAACGGGGTCAGCGACAGTTATTTCCAGGTGCGCGGGATCAAGATGGAGGCGGGCATCACCTTCAGTGAAAGCGACGCCCGGCGTCAGGCCCAGGTGGTTGTGATCGATCACAACGCGCGCCAGCGGTTGTTCGGCAACACGATCGACCCCTTGGGCCAGGTGATCCTGATCGACAACTTGCCGGTGACGGTGATCGGCGTCACCGCCGACAACAAGAACATGTTCGCCGCCAGCAAGGCCCTGAACGTCTGGGTGCCTTACCAGACCGCCGCCGGCCGGCTGCTGGGCCAGCGCCACCTGGACAGCATCAGCGTGCGCATCCGCGATGGTCAGCCAAGCAAGCTGGTCGAAGAGAAAGTCACCGAGTTGCTGCAGCAGCGCCACGGCACCAAGGATTTCTTTACCAATAACCTCGACAGCATCATGCAGACCGTGGAGAAGACCAGCCGCTCCCTGGCGCTGCTGTTGTCGCTGATTGCGGTGATCTCGTTGCTGGTCGGCGGTATCGGGGTGATGAACATCATGCTGGTGTCGGTGACCGAGCGGACCCGGGAAATCGGCATTCGGATGGCAGTCGGCGCGCGTCAGTCAGACATCCGCCAGCAGTTTCTGGTCGAAGCGGTGATGGTCTGCCTGTTGGGCGGGGCGATTGGTATCTCGCTGTCCTACGGGCTCGGGCATCTGTTTACGGTGTTCATCAAGGAGTGGGAGATGGTGTTTTCGGGCGGGGCAATCATCACCGCAGTGGCCTGTTCGACCCTGATTGGTGTGGTGTTCGGCTTCGTCCCGGCGCGCAACGCGGCGCGCCTGGATCCGATTGATGCGCTGGCGCGGGATTGA
- the macA gene encoding macrolide transporter subunit MacA, whose product MQTSTLRKTALGLALAVAAGLALYAIQAPADAPQYLSAPVERSDIENAVLASGTLEGIKQVDVGAQVSGQLKSLKVKLGDKVQKGQWLAEIDPQILRNTLQQAQIAEENLQAQLRATEAQLKKTRRIFERYTILESGSSISRQEFENAESDHEVQQANLQSLKAQIKDARIQIDTAKINLAYTRINAPIDGDVVAIVTQEGQTVIANQLAPVLLKLADLDTMTVKAQVSEADVIHISPGQQVYFTILGEDKRYYATLRGIEPAPQDFQKADSESAKQNVAVFYNALFDVPNPGHRLRIAMTAQVHIVLDTAKAVLNVPVAALGARSADGSYNVRVLDGKGLAQSRSVQTGINNNVRVEIKSGLAEGDRVVIGDPINANKDT is encoded by the coding sequence ATGCAAACTTCAACATTGCGCAAAACCGCGCTTGGCCTGGCCCTTGCCGTAGCGGCTGGCCTGGCTCTGTACGCCATACAAGCACCTGCCGACGCCCCTCAATACCTCAGTGCCCCGGTCGAACGCAGCGACATCGAAAACGCTGTGCTGGCCAGCGGCACCCTTGAAGGCATCAAACAGGTTGACGTCGGTGCCCAGGTCTCCGGCCAGCTCAAGTCCCTCAAGGTCAAACTCGGCGACAAAGTCCAGAAAGGCCAGTGGCTCGCTGAAATCGACCCACAGATCCTGCGCAATACCCTGCAACAAGCGCAGATTGCCGAAGAAAACCTCCAGGCCCAACTGCGCGCGACCGAAGCGCAACTGAAGAAAACCCGACGCATTTTTGAACGCTACACCATTCTTGAAAGCGGCTCGTCCATCTCTCGCCAGGAATTCGAGAACGCCGAATCCGACCACGAAGTGCAGCAGGCCAACCTGCAATCGCTCAAGGCCCAGATCAAAGATGCGCGGATCCAGATCGATACGGCCAAAATCAACCTGGCTTACACCCGCATCAACGCGCCCATCGACGGCGATGTTGTCGCGATCGTCACCCAGGAAGGCCAGACCGTCATTGCCAACCAACTGGCACCGGTCCTGCTCAAACTTGCTGACCTCGACACCATGACCGTCAAGGCTCAGGTCTCCGAGGCCGACGTCATCCACATCAGCCCCGGCCAGCAGGTGTACTTCACCATTCTTGGTGAAGACAAACGCTACTACGCCACCTTGCGCGGTATCGAACCGGCCCCGCAGGACTTCCAGAAGGCCGACAGCGAGAGCGCCAAACAGAACGTCGCGGTGTTCTACAACGCCCTGTTCGACGTGCCCAACCCCGGCCACCGCCTGCGCATCGCCATGACTGCCCAGGTGCATATCGTGCTCGACACCGCCAAGGCGGTACTCAACGTGCCGGTGGCCGCCCTCGGAGCGCGCAGCGCCGATGGCAGCTACAACGTGCGGGTGCTGGACGGCAAAGGCCTGGCCCAGAGCCGCAGCGTCCAGACCGGCATCAATAATAACGTCAGGGTCGAGATCAAATCCGGCCTGGCTGAAGGCGATCGGGTGGTCATTGGCGACCCGATCAACGCCAACAAGGACACCTGA